The Acidimicrobiales bacterium genome contains a region encoding:
- a CDS encoding sulfotransferase family 2 domain-containing protein yields the protein MAIHAGVNRARQFALLMSPKCGTRTLNRWFESTIVEAERTPQWDQRRLGERIRDHTVEAKRLADPEFSDFLVIFAVRDPHRRMVSAYLDVVVGRPEEWGQADGAGNVRLDGVSFRTFIETVARLHSEGVMLQHHLQPQVVNVPAGRVDRHILTERLEEELAALSTELGIDHSQLGWRGRTRYVDDPNDGGQLVADLPAAAHSGRIAPRPRRFYDRALYDLVSEVYPDDAALYRSIPAAWPLEIART from the coding sequence ATGGCCATCCACGCCGGGGTCAACCGGGCCCGACAGTTCGCGCTGCTGATGTCACCGAAGTGCGGGACGAGAACCCTGAACCGCTGGTTCGAGAGCACGATCGTAGAAGCCGAGCGCACCCCGCAATGGGACCAGCGTCGCCTGGGTGAGCGGATTCGCGACCACACCGTTGAGGCGAAGCGGCTCGCTGATCCGGAGTTCTCCGATTTCCTCGTCATCTTCGCCGTGCGGGATCCGCATCGCCGCATGGTCAGCGCCTACCTCGATGTCGTCGTCGGTCGCCCCGAGGAGTGGGGTCAGGCCGACGGTGCAGGCAACGTCAGACTCGACGGCGTCTCGTTCAGGACCTTCATCGAGACCGTCGCCCGTCTCCACAGCGAAGGCGTCATGCTCCAACACCACCTCCAGCCCCAGGTGGTCAACGTTCCAGCGGGACGGGTGGATCGCCACATCCTGACCGAGCGGCTCGAGGAGGAGCTCGCCGCCCTGTCGACCGAGCTCGGCATCGACCACAGCCAGCTCGGCTGGCGGGGCAGGACCCGCTACGTGGACGACCCGAACGACGGGGGTCAGCTCGTCGCCGACCTTCCGGCCGCTGCCCATTCCGGACGCATCGCACCGCGACCCAGACGGTTCTACGATCGCGCCCTGTACGACCTCGTGAGCGAGGTCTATCCAGACGACGCAGCGTTGTACCGCTCGATCCCCGCCGCGTGGCCACTCGAGATCGCTCGCACGTGA
- a CDS encoding PqqD family peptide modification chaperone, whose amino-acid sequence MRPRRVDGLFVEEVGVEYLVYRTESDEAAALNPAAAAVFDLCDGSHDVDEIVAALAGSERPLDRDSVSLALKELADAGLIDGSPEDPGVSRRDLLMKLGAGTAAAAAIPVVELIIAPSMAAAQSPTPTPAPVAPSPTPQPTPRPTPEPTPGEPQPSPTPAPTPAPTPAPTPAPTPAPTPSPTPEPTPSPTPV is encoded by the coding sequence ATGCGGCCACGGCGCGTGGATGGTCTGTTCGTCGAAGAAGTCGGTGTCGAGTACCTCGTGTACCGCACCGAGTCCGACGAGGCAGCCGCCCTCAATCCTGCTGCGGCAGCTGTGTTCGACCTCTGTGACGGCAGCCACGACGTCGACGAGATCGTCGCGGCTCTGGCCGGGTCCGAACGGCCACTCGACCGGGACTCGGTCTCGCTGGCTCTGAAGGAACTCGCCGACGCCGGCCTGATCGACGGCTCCCCGGAAGATCCGGGCGTCTCACGACGTGACCTTCTGATGAAGCTCGGGGCGGGCACCGCGGCAGCGGCTGCCATTCCCGTGGTCGAGTTGATCATCGCCCCGTCCATGGCAGCAGCGCAGTCTCCGACTCCGACCCCCGCACCGGTGGCTCCTTCACCCACCCCGCAGCCGACTCCGAGGCCGACCCCGGAGCCGACACCGGGCGAACCGCAGCCGTCACCGACGCCCGCACCCACACCGGCGCCAACCCCCGCACCCACACCGGCTCCGACCCCCGCACCGACGCCTTCGCCGACCCCCGAACCCACTCCTTCGCCCACCCCGGTGTAA
- a CDS encoding dienelactone hydrolase family protein, translated as MSAVALFHSVLGVRPGITEAGRRLTAAGHDVTIVDQYDGRVFDDYETAGDFATGIGYPVLMNAAVEAVADLPDGFIAVGFSNGGGMAEYVASRRDLAGVVMASGALGLDELGVDSWPRGLPAQIHYTVDDPFRNQQWIDSVLGAVRDSGSRVEMFDYPGAGHLFTDESLPEEYDRDNAELFWDRVIDFCSDVAEHA; from the coding sequence ATGAGCGCTGTCGCACTGTTCCATTCAGTACTCGGCGTCCGGCCGGGCATCACCGAGGCCGGCCGGCGTCTCACCGCGGCCGGTCACGACGTGACCATCGTCGACCAGTACGACGGGCGGGTGTTCGACGACTACGAGACGGCCGGTGACTTCGCCACCGGTATCGGTTACCCGGTCCTGATGAACGCCGCGGTAGAGGCCGTCGCCGATCTGCCCGATGGGTTCATCGCGGTCGGATTCTCGAACGGTGGCGGGATGGCCGAGTACGTTGCGTCCCGACGAGACCTGGCAGGTGTCGTCATGGCGTCGGGAGCGCTCGGGCTCGACGAACTGGGCGTCGATTCATGGCCTCGCGGCCTGCCCGCCCAGATCCACTACACCGTCGATGATCCGTTCCGGAACCAACAGTGGATCGACAGCGTCCTCGGGGCGGTTCGAGACTCGGGCAGCAGGGTCGAGATGTTCGACTACCCCGGAGCCGGGCACCTCTTCACGGACGAGTCCCTCCCCGAGGAGTACGACAGGGACAACGCCGAGCTGTTCTGGGACCGTGTCATCGACTTCTGCTCGGACGTGGCTGAACACGCGTAG
- a CDS encoding GlcNAc-transferase family protein, with the protein MVTGPDEPKRQFSDTRIFISIASYRDRDLPLTIRSALEAAAEPARLRFGICHQFDDASKEDLEPWSEDPRVLVDAVHHSESHGVCWARSRIQDLYDDEPYLLQVDAHMRFADGWDERCIRMLGSVDSERPVLTNYPLGFTRTADGTETLAPDTGPRRLGLEPDVPLGRLRQRSEPAPGHTRPGRHHFVAAGFLFTVGRFCRDIPYDPDLYYHGEEITLALRAYTHGYDFYFPNENVIWHWYDHPNRLHWEDHDRHFTLDDRARRRVARLIRGNRNLGPHGLGTRRTVRDYEHLAGLRLPGRRFGDDLWSR; encoded by the coding sequence GTGGTGACCGGGCCCGACGAGCCGAAGAGACAGTTCAGCGACACGCGGATCTTCATCTCGATCGCGTCGTACCGGGACCGCGACCTGCCGTTGACCATCCGCAGTGCTCTCGAGGCCGCCGCGGAACCGGCCCGGCTGCGCTTCGGCATCTGCCACCAGTTCGACGATGCCTCCAAGGAAGACCTGGAGCCCTGGAGCGAGGACCCCCGCGTGCTCGTCGATGCCGTCCACCACAGCGAGAGCCACGGGGTCTGCTGGGCGAGGTCCCGGATCCAGGACCTCTACGACGACGAGCCCTATCTGCTCCAGGTGGATGCGCACATGCGGTTCGCGGACGGCTGGGACGAGCGCTGCATCCGCATGCTCGGTTCCGTCGACAGCGAGCGACCCGTGCTCACGAACTACCCACTCGGGTTCACGCGCACCGCGGACGGGACCGAGACCCTCGCCCCCGACACCGGACCCCGCAGGCTCGGCCTCGAACCCGACGTGCCACTGGGACGGCTGCGCCAGCGCTCCGAACCCGCCCCGGGTCACACGCGTCCCGGACGTCACCACTTCGTCGCCGCAGGGTTCCTGTTCACCGTCGGACGGTTCTGCCGGGACATCCCCTATGACCCCGACCTCTACTACCACGGGGAAGAGATCACGCTGGCGCTACGTGCGTACACCCACGGCTACGACTTCTACTTCCCGAACGAGAACGTCATCTGGCACTGGTACGACCACCCGAATCGGCTGCACTGGGAGGACCACGACCGCCACTTCACCCTCGACGACCGGGCCCGACGACGAGTCGCCCGCCTGATTCGGGGGAACCGCAACCTGGGCCCGCACGGCCTCGGGACCCGCAGGACCGTCCGCGACTACGAGCACCTCGCAGGTCTGCGGCTGCCGGGCCGCAGGTTCGGTGACGACCTGTGGAGCCGATGA